A stretch of the Panicum virgatum strain AP13 chromosome 9N, P.virgatum_v5, whole genome shotgun sequence genome encodes the following:
- the LOC120688177 gene encoding uncharacterized protein LOC120688177 isoform X1 → MWPSPSLAHLPSVTQFIGTWRSSISPIFAGAILPCSISPQRLPWKFCLTRKKQQKGSGPGNPPSELSIKITCCCDHSSEEEEKQMGRAGLRRKCRSRKSGARSNNSNAQADKEPRHRASPIRIVRLYPHLTPEQRKMIEDAGFGGLLKISCPTFPWGFCGWLLRRFDTDYCELLIKGRGRIPVTCDSVHRVLGIPNGGGDVKYCLDDKAIAFMFDKLGVTDSYSPTIKSLENSLKHMKPADEHFLRTFMVLVISGFLCPTTGLRISPRCFPALVDIGLIRDRELNWCKFVVEQLRKSISAYGRKNSVPGCLFYLVILYLDSLDTRDIQIPDGTPRISAWNKELVNKVIEMDMKDNGSFGKCLKKEVLCNAVGKLCASMTIALSKFMHEVSALEGNSGEASRDRTPALVENNNVNNVEDNDSQEEEDVLPDDSSELPTEDTKDTSAEVFGDESSVDGGSTDDDSEDDPDWDEDEFNSSKKKRVRTEPGDGAAKSEKGTVKGPGHDSDTAKENQEAGNGCTEEHKNLMKRTLACVDGGTSSHTRSTRQKTSEKSNVVVEKTAVQTPGSRLHGGGRPCSSGPGLCDDGTPLKVEKMDKMHVIDLCTPTSSESDCVVLKTQKILLLLMARNGPHES, encoded by the exons ATGTGGCCATCCCCTTCCCTCGCTCATCTCCCATCAGTGACTCAGTTCATCGGCACCTGGAGGTCCTCAATCTCTCCGATCTTCGCCGGCGCCATCCTCCCCTGTAGCATTTCGCCTCAAAGACTTCCCT GGAAATTTTGTTTGACGAGGAAGAAGCAACAGAAGGGATCAGGCCCTGGGAACCCACCATCAGAGCTGAGCATTAAG ATTACTTGTTGCTGCGATCACAGTTCTGAAGAGGAGGAGAAACAGATGGGCAGGGCTGGTTTAAGAAGGAAATGCAGGTCAAGAAAATCAGGGGCACGgagcaacaacagcaatgcaCAGGCCGACAAG GAGCCACGGCACCGTGCATCACCCATCAGGATCGTGAGGCTGTACCCTCACCTTACCCCGGAACAGCGCAAGATGATAGAGGATGCAGGCTTTGGAGGCCTCCTGAAAATCAGCTGCCCGACATTCCCTTGGGGGTTCTGCGGTTGGCTCCTCCGGCGATTCGACACCGACTACTGTGAGCTGTTGATCAAGGGTCGGGGAAGGATTCCGGTCACCTGCGACAGCGTGCATAGAGTGCTGGGCATCCCGAACGGCGGGGGTGATGTCAAGTACTGCTTGGACGACAAGGCCATCGCCTTCATGTTCGACAAGCTCGGTGTTACAGACAGCTACTCGCCAACCATCAAAAGCCTAGAAAATTCCCTCAAGCACATGAAGCCCGCAGACGAGCATTTCCTCCGGACGTTCATGGTGCTTGTGATCTCAGGCTTCCTTTGCCCGACCACTGGTCTAAGAATCAGCCCCCGTTGCTTCCCGGCATTGGTGGACATTGGGTTGATCAGGGACAGGGAGCTGAATTGGTGCAAGTTTGTTGTGGAGCAGCTCAGGAAGTCTATAAGCGCATATGGCAGGAAGAACAGTGTGCCGGGCTGCCTTTTCTACCTTGTG ATTCTGTATCTAGATTCACTTGATACCCGTGACATACAAATTCCCGATGGAACACCAAGGATTTCAGCATGGAACAAGGAGCTTGTTAACAAAGTCATTGAGATGGACATGAAGGACAATGGCTCTTTCGGAAAATGCCTT AAGAAAGAGGTGTTATGCAATGCAGTAGGCAAGCTTTGTGCAAGTATGACAATCGCTCTCTCAAAGTTCATGCATGAGGTCTCTGCACTCGAAGGCAATAGTGGAGAGGCCAGCAGAGATCGCACTCCTGCTCTTGTAGAAAATAACAATGTCAATAATGTGGAGGACAATGACAGCCAAGAGGAGGAAGACGTGCTCCCAGACGATAGTTCTGAGTTGCCAACCGAGGATACAAAAGACACATCTGCCGAGGTGTTTGGAGATGAAAGCTCAGTGGATGGAGGTAGCACGGACGATGACTCTGAGGATGATCCTGACTGGGATGAAGACGAGTTCAATAGCAGCAAGAAGAAACGTGTTAGAACTGAGCCTGGAGATGGAGCGGCCAAATCTGAAAAAGGGACAGTCAAAGGTCCAGGACATGATTCAGACACCGCAAAGGAAAATCAAGAAGCAGGGAATGGGTGCACTGAAGAGCATAAAAATCTTATGAAGCGAACTTTGGCCTGTGTCGATGGGGGTACGTCGTCGCACACAAGGAGCACACGCCAGAAAACCAGCGAAAAAAGCAATGTCGTTGTGGAGAAGACAGCAGTTCAGACCCCCGGCAGCCGGCTTCATGGCGGTGGAAGGCCGTGCAGTTCTGGCCCGGGGCTTTGTGATGATGGGACACCCTTGAAGGTGGAGAAGATGGACAAGATGCATGTCATTGATTTGTGTACTCCGACAAGCTCAGAGAGCGACTGCGTTGTCCTTAAGACGCAGAAAATCCTTCTTCTGTTGATGGCCCGAAACGGGCCTCATGAGTCATGA
- the LOC120688177 gene encoding uncharacterized protein LOC120688177 isoform X2: MGRAGLRRKCRSRKSGARSNNSNAQADKEPRHRASPIRIVRLYPHLTPEQRKMIEDAGFGGLLKISCPTFPWGFCGWLLRRFDTDYCELLIKGRGRIPVTCDSVHRVLGIPNGGGDVKYCLDDKAIAFMFDKLGVTDSYSPTIKSLENSLKHMKPADEHFLRTFMVLVISGFLCPTTGLRISPRCFPALVDIGLIRDRELNWCKFVVEQLRKSISAYGRKNSVPGCLFYLVILYLDSLDTRDIQIPDGTPRISAWNKELVNKVIEMDMKDNGSFGKCLKKEVLCNAVGKLCASMTIALSKFMHEVSALEGNSGEASRDRTPALVENNNVNNVEDNDSQEEEDVLPDDSSELPTEDTKDTSAEVFGDESSVDGGSTDDDSEDDPDWDEDEFNSSKKKRVRTEPGDGAAKSEKGTVKGPGHDSDTAKENQEAGNGCTEEHKNLMKRTLACVDGGTSSHTRSTRQKTSEKSNVVVEKTAVQTPGSRLHGGGRPCSSGPGLCDDGTPLKVEKMDKMHVIDLCTPTSSESDCVVLKTQKILLLLMARNGPHES; this comes from the exons ATGGGCAGGGCTGGTTTAAGAAGGAAATGCAGGTCAAGAAAATCAGGGGCACGgagcaacaacagcaatgcaCAGGCCGACAAG GAGCCACGGCACCGTGCATCACCCATCAGGATCGTGAGGCTGTACCCTCACCTTACCCCGGAACAGCGCAAGATGATAGAGGATGCAGGCTTTGGAGGCCTCCTGAAAATCAGCTGCCCGACATTCCCTTGGGGGTTCTGCGGTTGGCTCCTCCGGCGATTCGACACCGACTACTGTGAGCTGTTGATCAAGGGTCGGGGAAGGATTCCGGTCACCTGCGACAGCGTGCATAGAGTGCTGGGCATCCCGAACGGCGGGGGTGATGTCAAGTACTGCTTGGACGACAAGGCCATCGCCTTCATGTTCGACAAGCTCGGTGTTACAGACAGCTACTCGCCAACCATCAAAAGCCTAGAAAATTCCCTCAAGCACATGAAGCCCGCAGACGAGCATTTCCTCCGGACGTTCATGGTGCTTGTGATCTCAGGCTTCCTTTGCCCGACCACTGGTCTAAGAATCAGCCCCCGTTGCTTCCCGGCATTGGTGGACATTGGGTTGATCAGGGACAGGGAGCTGAATTGGTGCAAGTTTGTTGTGGAGCAGCTCAGGAAGTCTATAAGCGCATATGGCAGGAAGAACAGTGTGCCGGGCTGCCTTTTCTACCTTGTG ATTCTGTATCTAGATTCACTTGATACCCGTGACATACAAATTCCCGATGGAACACCAAGGATTTCAGCATGGAACAAGGAGCTTGTTAACAAAGTCATTGAGATGGACATGAAGGACAATGGCTCTTTCGGAAAATGCCTT AAGAAAGAGGTGTTATGCAATGCAGTAGGCAAGCTTTGTGCAAGTATGACAATCGCTCTCTCAAAGTTCATGCATGAGGTCTCTGCACTCGAAGGCAATAGTGGAGAGGCCAGCAGAGATCGCACTCCTGCTCTTGTAGAAAATAACAATGTCAATAATGTGGAGGACAATGACAGCCAAGAGGAGGAAGACGTGCTCCCAGACGATAGTTCTGAGTTGCCAACCGAGGATACAAAAGACACATCTGCCGAGGTGTTTGGAGATGAAAGCTCAGTGGATGGAGGTAGCACGGACGATGACTCTGAGGATGATCCTGACTGGGATGAAGACGAGTTCAATAGCAGCAAGAAGAAACGTGTTAGAACTGAGCCTGGAGATGGAGCGGCCAAATCTGAAAAAGGGACAGTCAAAGGTCCAGGACATGATTCAGACACCGCAAAGGAAAATCAAGAAGCAGGGAATGGGTGCACTGAAGAGCATAAAAATCTTATGAAGCGAACTTTGGCCTGTGTCGATGGGGGTACGTCGTCGCACACAAGGAGCACACGCCAGAAAACCAGCGAAAAAAGCAATGTCGTTGTGGAGAAGACAGCAGTTCAGACCCCCGGCAGCCGGCTTCATGGCGGTGGAAGGCCGTGCAGTTCTGGCCCGGGGCTTTGTGATGATGGGACACCCTTGAAGGTGGAGAAGATGGACAAGATGCATGTCATTGATTTGTGTACTCCGACAAGCTCAGAGAGCGACTGCGTTGTCCTTAAGACGCAGAAAATCCTTCTTCTGTTGATGGCCCGAAACGGGCCTCATGAGTCATGA